In the Populus trichocarpa isolate Nisqually-1 chromosome 1, P.trichocarpa_v4.1, whole genome shotgun sequence genome, one interval contains:
- the LOC18095080 gene encoding extensin-like isoform X2: MASPSRRHLVHAMVFGLLAINVAANIYDNEEPPRPPHDHEDPPLPYNHKNSLFLPSGLLHRGTPPPPPRSPPPPNKKKTPPPPPKKKKTQSPPPPAKSPPPPPPAKSPPLPSASPPTSSSAPILPPLPSKISPVTPPSKVPPSPSPASNLSPSPPYTSPASPPRIPPIPSPSPTPNLSPSHPYTPPTSSPKVSPSPSPTPNLSPSHPYTPPTSPPRISPIPSLSLTPNLSPLHPYTPPTSSPKVSRFPSPSPTPNSSPSHPYTPPTSPPRISPIPSPSPSPSPTPNLSPSHPYTPPTSSPKVSPPPSPTPNLSPSHPYTPPTSPPRISPIPSPSPSPSPTPNLSPSHPYTPPTSSPKVSPSPSPTPNLSPSHPYTPPTSPPRISPIPSPSPSPSPTPNLSPSHPYTPPTFPPKISPIPSPPYTSPPPPPPILKSPPPPRFTLPPFFHFKSPPPPSPSPPPPILKSPPPPRFTLPPFFYFKSPPRPSPSPPPHILKFPPPSRFTLPPFFHFKSKSPPPLSPSPPSSNN, translated from the exons ATGGCATCACCATCTCGGCGTCATCTTGTGCATGCCATGGTTTTCGGCTTACTAGCAATTAACGTGGCGGccaatatttatgataatgaGGAACCTCCTAGGCCACCTCATGATCACGAAGACCCACCATTACcatataatcataaaaactcTCTATTTCTGCCATCAGGACTTCTTCATCGAGGAACACCGCCGCCGCCGCCTCGATCACCACCACCTCCAAATAAGAAGAAAACGCCCCCACCAcctccaaaaaagaagaaaacacaatCACCTCCACCACCAGCAAAGTCTCCACCCCCGCCACCACCAGCGAAGTCTCCACCATTGCCATCAGCTTCACCTCCGACCTCATCTTCAGCTCCCATTTTACCTCCATTGCCTTCTAAAATTTCTCCAGTTACACCCCCTTCAAAAGTTCCACCATCCCCATCCCCGGCTTCCAATTTATCTCCATCTCCTCCTTATACTTCACCAGCATCCCCTCCGAGAATTCCCCCCATTCCATCTCCATCCCCAACTCCTAATTTATCTCCTTCGCATCCTTATACTCCCCCGACATCCTCTCCAAAAGTTTCACCATCCCCATCCCCAACTCCCAATTTATCTCCATCACATCCTTATACTCCCCCGACATCCCCTCCAAGAATTTCACCCATTCCATCACTGTCCCTAACTCCCAATTTATCTCCATTACATCCTTATACTCCACCGACATCCTCTCCAAAAGTTTCACGATTTCCATCACCATCCCCAACTCCCAATTCATCTCCATCACATCCTTATACTCCCCCGACATCCCCTCCAAGAATTTCACCCATTCCATCCCCATCCCCATCCCCATCCCCAACTCCTAATTTATCTCCATCACATCCTTATACTCCCCCGACATCCTCTCCAAAAGTTTCACCACCCCCATCCCCAACTCCCAATTTATCTCCATCACATCCTTATACTCCCCCGACATCCCCTCCAAGAATTTCACCCATTCCATCCCCATCCCCATCCCCATCCCCAACTCCTAATTTATCTCCATCACATCCTTATACTCCCCCGACATCCTCTCCAAAAGTTTCACCATCCCCATCCCCAACTCCCAATTTATCTCCATCACATCCTTATACTCCCCCGACATCCCCTCCAAGAATTTCACCCATTCCATCCCCATCACCATCCCCATCCCCAACTCCCAATTTATCTCCATCACATCCTTATACTCCCCCGACATTCCCTCCAAAAATTTCACCCATTCCATCACCTCCTTATACTTCTCCTCCACCCCCTCCACCTATCCTCAAATCTCCACCTCCTCCGAGGTTTACACTTCCTCCCTTCTTTCACTTTAAATCCCCGCCACCTCCATCTCCTTCCCCCCCTCCAC CTATCCTCAAATCTCCACCTCCTCCGAGGTTTACACTTCCTCCCTTCTTTTACTTTAAATCCCCGCCACGTCCATCTCCTTCTCCCCCTCCACATATCCTTAAATTTCCACCTCCTTCGAGGTTTACACTTCCTCCCTTCTTTCACTTTAAATCTAAATCCCCGCCTCCTCTATCTCCATCACCTCCTTCATCCAATAATTAA
- the LOC18095080 gene encoding extensin-like isoform X1: MASPSRRHLVHAMVFGLLAINVAANIYDNEEPPRPPHDHEDPPLPYNHKNSLFLPSGLLHRGTPPPPPRSPPPPNKKKTPPPPPKKKKTQSPPPPAKSPPPPPPAKSPPLPSASPPTSSSAPILPPLPSKISPVTPPSKVPPSPSPASNLSPSPPYTSPASPPRIPPIPSPSPTPNLSPSHPYTPPTSSPKVSPSPSPTPNLSPSHPYTPPTSPPRISPIPSLSLTPNLSPLHPYTPPTSSPKVSRFPSPSPTPNSSPSHPYTPPTSPPRISPIPSPSPSPSPTPNLSPSHPYTPPTSSPKVSPPPSPTPNLSPSHPYTPPTSPPRISPIPSPSPSPSPTPNLSPSHPYTPPTSSPKVSPSPSPTPNLSPSHPYTPPTSPPRISPIPSPSPSPSPTPNLSPSHPYTPPTFPPKISPIPSPPYTSPPPPPPILKSPPPPRFTLPPFFHFKSPPPPSPSPPPPFLKSPPPPRFTLPPLFHFKSPPPPSPSPPPPILKSPPPPRFTLPPFFYFKSPPRPSPSPPPHILKFPPPSRFTLPPFFHFKSKSPPPLSPSPPSSNN, translated from the coding sequence ATGGCATCACCATCTCGGCGTCATCTTGTGCATGCCATGGTTTTCGGCTTACTAGCAATTAACGTGGCGGccaatatttatgataatgaGGAACCTCCTAGGCCACCTCATGATCACGAAGACCCACCATTACcatataatcataaaaactcTCTATTTCTGCCATCAGGACTTCTTCATCGAGGAACACCGCCGCCGCCGCCTCGATCACCACCACCTCCAAATAAGAAGAAAACGCCCCCACCAcctccaaaaaagaagaaaacacaatCACCTCCACCACCAGCAAAGTCTCCACCCCCGCCACCACCAGCGAAGTCTCCACCATTGCCATCAGCTTCACCTCCGACCTCATCTTCAGCTCCCATTTTACCTCCATTGCCTTCTAAAATTTCTCCAGTTACACCCCCTTCAAAAGTTCCACCATCCCCATCCCCGGCTTCCAATTTATCTCCATCTCCTCCTTATACTTCACCAGCATCCCCTCCGAGAATTCCCCCCATTCCATCTCCATCCCCAACTCCTAATTTATCTCCTTCGCATCCTTATACTCCCCCGACATCCTCTCCAAAAGTTTCACCATCCCCATCCCCAACTCCCAATTTATCTCCATCACATCCTTATACTCCCCCGACATCCCCTCCAAGAATTTCACCCATTCCATCACTGTCCCTAACTCCCAATTTATCTCCATTACATCCTTATACTCCACCGACATCCTCTCCAAAAGTTTCACGATTTCCATCACCATCCCCAACTCCCAATTCATCTCCATCACATCCTTATACTCCCCCGACATCCCCTCCAAGAATTTCACCCATTCCATCCCCATCCCCATCCCCATCCCCAACTCCTAATTTATCTCCATCACATCCTTATACTCCCCCGACATCCTCTCCAAAAGTTTCACCACCCCCATCCCCAACTCCCAATTTATCTCCATCACATCCTTATACTCCCCCGACATCCCCTCCAAGAATTTCACCCATTCCATCCCCATCCCCATCCCCATCCCCAACTCCTAATTTATCTCCATCACATCCTTATACTCCCCCGACATCCTCTCCAAAAGTTTCACCATCCCCATCCCCAACTCCCAATTTATCTCCATCACATCCTTATACTCCCCCGACATCCCCTCCAAGAATTTCACCCATTCCATCCCCATCACCATCCCCATCCCCAACTCCCAATTTATCTCCATCACATCCTTATACTCCCCCGACATTCCCTCCAAAAATTTCACCCATTCCATCACCTCCTTATACTTCTCCTCCACCCCCTCCACCTATCCTCAAATCTCCACCTCCTCCGAGGTTTACACTTCCTCCCTTCTTTCACTTTAAATCCCCGCCACCTCCATCTCCTTCCCCCCCTCCACCTTTCCTCAAATCTCCACCTCCTCCGAGGTTTACACTTCCTCCCTTGTTTCACTTTAAATCGCCGCCACCTCCATCTCCTTCTCCCCCTCCACCTATCCTCAAATCTCCACCTCCTCCGAGGTTTACACTTCCTCCCTTCTTTTACTTTAAATCCCCGCCACGTCCATCTCCTTCTCCCCCTCCACATATCCTTAAATTTCCACCTCCTTCGAGGTTTACACTTCCTCCCTTCTTTCACTTTAAATCTAAATCCCCGCCTCCTCTATCTCCATCACCTCCTTCATCCAATAATTAA
- the LOC112323503 gene encoding uncharacterized mitochondrial protein AtMg00810-like, with protein MCKLPSYSVGGTNQVCKLLKSLYGLKQASCQWYSKFSLSLIAFGFTQSKADYSLFTKVDNSSFTALLVYVDDIIVAGNCSSSIESLKSFLHNQFKIKDLGCLRYFLGLEVARSSKGIHLCQRKYVLDILADSGTLANKPLKLPLEQKFKLTKTSRDPLSDPSLYRHLIGRLLYLTITRLDICCPFQVLSQYMDTPTNIHLAIAYRVLCYIKSAPGQGILLSSSSQIQLKAFCDSDWASCPDTRRSVTGYCIFLGDSFISWKSKKQSIVSRSSTEAEYRSMASTCSELT; from the coding sequence atgtgCAAGCTGCCTAGCTATTCTGTAGGAGGCACCAATCAAGTCTGCAAGCTTCTCAAAAGTTTATATGGACTCAAGCAAGCCTCATGCCAATGGTATTCCaaattctctctttctctcattgCCTTTGGTTTTACACAATCCAAAGCTGACTATAGCCTATTTACTAAGGTGGATAACAGTTCTTTTACTGCCTTACTAGTTTATGTTGACGATATAATTGTTGCTGGAAATTGTTCATCTTCCATCGAATCCCTTAAATCCTTCCTACACaaccaatttaaaatcaaagacCTTGGCTGCTTACGCTACTTTCTTGGCCTAGAAGTTGCTAGGTCCTCAAAAGGTATTCATTTATGTCAGAGAAAATATGTTTTAGACATTCTGGCCGATTCAGGAACCTTGGCCAATAAACCCCTCAAGCTGCCTCTTGAGCAGAAGTTTAAGCTCACCAAGACTTCTAGAGATCCTTTATCAGACCCCAGCTTATATCGTCATCTTATTGGACGTCTTTTATACCTCACAATCACTAGGCTGGATATTTGTTGTCCTTTCCAGGTCCTCAGTCAATATATGGATACACCTACCAACATACATCTGGCCATAGCTTATCGGGTTCTTTGTTACATTAAATCTGCACCTGGACAAGgtattttattatcttcttcCTCACAGATTCAACTCAAAGCCTTCTGTGACTCTGATTGGGCTTCCTGCCCTGACACTAGAAGATCAGTCACGGGTTATTGCATATTCCTTGGAGActcttttatttcttggaagtccaagaaacaatctattgtctCTCGCTCCTCAACTGAGGCAGAATACCGTTCTATGGCTTCCACTTGCTCAGAACTCACTTAG